In Phaeobacter inhibens DSM 16374, the following proteins share a genomic window:
- a CDS encoding tetratricopeptide repeat protein — translation MRQQIFVSACLVGGLVLSACAKDDTEAVDRAFQEVNVVDESNLNDVMLTVADPNEAVTYFQRTVKSAPERIDLNRGLALSLIRAKRNTEAVTAWKKVVSLPEATDADRVELADALIRTSNWDEAKATLDKVPPTHETFKRYRLEAMVADSEQNWKRSDSFYQTAVGLTTQPARVMNNWGYSKLTRGDYAEAERLFGDAIRQDQSLFTAKNNLVLARGAQRNYTLPVIPMDQSERAQLLHTLALSAVKQGDVQTGESLLRQAISTHPQHFDAAARALAALENG, via the coding sequence ATGCGCCAGCAGATTTTCGTATCCGCATGTCTGGTCGGTGGGCTTGTCCTGTCGGCCTGCGCCAAGGACGACACCGAAGCCGTGGACCGCGCCTTTCAGGAGGTGAACGTCGTCGATGAAAGCAATCTCAACGATGTGATGCTGACGGTTGCCGACCCGAATGAGGCCGTCACCTATTTCCAGCGCACGGTGAAATCCGCGCCCGAGCGGATCGACCTTAACCGCGGACTGGCGCTCTCGCTGATCCGCGCCAAGCGCAACACCGAGGCGGTCACCGCCTGGAAAAAGGTCGTCTCCCTCCCCGAGGCCACCGATGCTGACCGAGTCGAACTGGCCGACGCGCTGATCCGCACCAGCAATTGGGACGAGGCCAAGGCTACGCTCGACAAGGTGCCGCCCACCCACGAGACCTTCAAACGCTATCGGCTGGAGGCGATGGTGGCCGATTCCGAGCAGAATTGGAAACGCTCCGACAGCTTTTACCAGACCGCCGTTGGCCTCACCACGCAGCCCGCCCGCGTGATGAACAACTGGGGTTACTCCAAACTGACCCGTGGTGACTATGCCGAGGCCGAGCGCCTGTTCGGCGACGCCATCCGTCAGGATCAATCACTGTTCACCGCCAAGAACAATCTGGTGCTGGCCCGTGGCGCACAGCGCAACTACACCCTGCCGGTGATCCCGATGGACCAGAGCGAACGCGCCCAGCTGCTGCACACGCTGGCGCTATCAGCTGTGAAACAGGGCGACGTCCAGACCGGCGAAAGCCTGCTGCGTCAGGCGATCTCTACCCATCCGCAGCATTTCGATGCCGCCGCCCGCGCGCTTGCTGCGCTGGAAAACGGCTAA
- a CDS encoding A24 family peptidase yields MLISAHVALWFLPFVVPLCCVVALNDLRHMRIPNWTVDLLGAIFVIVGPFLMSWTDYGWQLLHLPIGIGLGFLCYSAGMVGAGDAKFAGAAAPFVVFGDLSVVVMIFSAMLLAGFLTHRIAKYTPLRRLAPHWKSWDVGSKFPMGLCLGGTLVFYLVLGSQLGQTAPV; encoded by the coding sequence ATGTTGATCTCGGCCCATGTCGCCCTGTGGTTTCTGCCCTTCGTTGTGCCCCTCTGCTGTGTGGTCGCGCTCAATGACCTGCGCCATATGCGAATCCCCAACTGGACCGTGGATCTTCTCGGTGCGATTTTTGTCATTGTTGGCCCCTTCCTGATGAGCTGGACGGACTATGGCTGGCAGTTGCTGCATCTGCCCATCGGCATCGGCCTTGGTTTCCTGTGCTACAGCGCGGGTATGGTCGGGGCGGGGGACGCCAAATTTGCCGGGGCCGCAGCCCCCTTTGTTGTCTTTGGCGATCTGTCTGTGGTGGTGATGATTTTCTCCGCCATGCTGCTGGCTGGCTTCCTGACGCATCGCATTGCCAAATACACGCCCCTGCGCCGTCTCGCCCCCCATTGGAAGAGCTGGGATGTCGGCAGCAAATTCCCGATGGGCCTCTGCCTTGGCGGCACCTTGGTATTCTATCTGGTCCTGGGCAGCCAGCTGGGCCAGACCGCCCCCGTCTGA